From Procambarus clarkii isolate CNS0578487 unplaced genomic scaffold, FALCON_Pclarkii_2.0 HiC_scaffold_116, whole genome shotgun sequence, a single genomic window includes:
- the LOC138360617 gene encoding histone H3, which produces MARTKQTARKSTGGKAPRKQLATKAARKSAPATGGVKKPHRYRPGTVALREIRRYQKSTELLIRKLPFQRLVREIAQDFKTDLRFQSSAVMALQEASEAYLVGLFEDTNLCAIHAKRVTIMPKDIQLARRIRGERA; this is translated from the coding sequence atggctcgcaccaagcagactgctcgcaagtccacgggaggcaaggctcctcgtaagcagctggccaccaaggcagcacgcaagtctgctcctgccacagggggcgtgaagaagcctcaccgttacaggcccggaacggtcgccctgcgtgagatccgtcgttaccagaagagcacagagttgctcatcaggaaacttcccttccagcgtctggtgcgcgagattgcccaggacttcaagaccgatcttcgcttccagtcgtctgccgtcatggctttacaggaggcatccgaggcttacctggtcggtctcttcgaggacactaacctctgtgccatccacgccaagcgtgtcaccatcatgccaaaggacattcagcttgctcgccgtatccgtggagagcgtgcataa